The genomic interval GTAAGCGGAAAGGGGGTGAGTCAGGGGTTGGAACGGTAGCCATTTTCATGATAACCGACGcctaaagtcacaaatcttctaaccgaactaataaGAGCTGACTTGGAAAatgaggtgttatttgtcgagacgttttttttgttgttgtttatcaaaaaaatactacaacgaaaacaaaacactTAGGTACCAGCGGCAGTAAGCTCGGTGAGAATAAAGTCCTCTTGCACATCGTGCATGGCTGACTAAGCAGGATGCGCCCGACgtatatataaaatacaatacgtCACGTCACTCAGAGAGGCTCCTTTCTAACACTCCGAGTTTACGCTGATCTacatatctcttttgctgactgtaaaCATCAACTAAATAACTCACCAGCGGCAGTAAGCTTGCTCAGTTTGGGGTCCTCCAGCACGTCATGAGTAGACTTGGGCTTGCCTCGGTAGCCGGTCGCCTCGCCCTCCTCCTCCTCAGCCCTTCAGCTACCGTagcaccaccgacacattagcaattaacaatccacaAGCAGGTCTCACGTCTGTCAGatcaagttacgtcagatttgacaggcgaacgacgctgcttaaggattTTTAATTGCTAATATGTCAGTGGTGGTTACCCCAGTATTACCCAGTCACAATCCTACACTCTCTAGGGTCTCTCGCTACGGGTTCAGTTGCTCCTGTAATTCTGCCCCTCTTTTTCCGTcggtaaaaaaacatacttacagcTTGCTTGCATGGCTGACTAACCAGGATCGCCCGACGTATATAAAGTACAACACAATCGGAGAGGCTCCTTTCTCACACTTCCAGTTTGCGCTGGGGTGACCTacatatctcttttgctgatTGTTCACACCAATTTAAGCAATAATTACAATGAAACTAAATAACTCACCAGCGGCAGTAAGCTTGCTCAACTTAGGGTCCTCCAGCACATCATGAATGGACTTGGGCTTCCCTCGGTAGCCGGTCGCCTCGCCCTCCTCCTCAGCCTtccagctaccgtaccaccaccgacacattaccAATTAACAAGCAGCGTCTggcaaacatctgtcagatacAAGTTACGTGAGATTTTACGAGCGACGCGACGCTACCCaagtattgtttattgttaatgttcggtggtggtaaccatACTGGTCCTAGTCTTATTCAGTCTCCATCCTACACTCTCTAGGGTATTTCGCCATAGGTTCAGTTCATGCAAATTAAGTAGTCTCCATAGTTAATTCTGCTGTAATTCTAGCCCTCTTTTTTCCGTCGGTGATTAAAAATCACACTCACCAGCGGCAGTAAGCTTGCTCAACTTAGGGTCTTCTAACACATCATGCGTGGACTTGGGCTTGCCTCGGTAGCCGGTCGCCTCGCCTTCCTCCTCCTCAGCTTCTGCGCCGAATGAGAGCAGGCCGAAGTTTCTAGAAGGGAGATATGGAATGAGTCCTGGTCGCGTAATTGATAAGGTCAAAAGCCATGTCCAAAGAATTATTTTGAAATGAAGAATCGTACAATTTATACCACatactcttacggtgaaggaaaacatcgtgaggaaacctgcacatctagatttgaGATGTGTTCCCAGTGCACTgtcctaataaaaaaaacgcaacctaacacgtgagtacaaaagtacagcgaaaagcgggtgacttgaGTGCTCATTTCAAAAAAGGGATATTCGGCTGGTtacatatttatcaataaGTGAGTATGAGTAGCAAAAAAGGGTTTTACTGTCCCTTCGAAGATTAGGTACAGTTGtgagcataattattatcaagcATGCATATTTATTAGGCTTTGTGTACTTACTTGATCCCTTTTCGCTCCTTCTTCTTTTTCGCAGCTGACTCGTCTTTCGACGTGTCTTTGACCTTTATCCGCGGCTACAAAATAAGATTATGTTATAATGATTGTTTTACCTAAATCTTATTGATTTTTTacagttgataaaatatactacCCGTCTGTAGTCAGCTGTCCATTGGATACGCCCTAATGTAGTATTGAAATAGTGATTCTTAGCGTGTGTTCATTAAGACAACGCAATCACTACACTCCAGTTTCTTTTAGTAATGAAAGCCAAACCCACTTACTTCTAGATTCTTCTGATAGCTAACTCATaatcatgatcatcatcacCTGTATATCAGTGAAGGGGTTGATGAGCACGTCAGCGGCGGTGATCTTGTGCGGGTGCTCCGGACAGTCGTCGGGCCCTATCAGCCCTTCTGACAGCTTCAAGACATTGTATATCGTCTCGCCTGCGGATGTAAAATGTGCTGTTATAAATTTGCgagaaaaactttaaaaagtgCATACCTAAACTCTGTGCCAACTAAAATGGCGGCTCTTTTTTCTTTAGTCATTGGATAAATTGGAACAAGCAAGTCCCTTTGACAACTGAAGTGCTTGTTGGTTGGTTGGTTGTAATGACGTTTCTTTCGTTATTGGTTGGTTTGCTGCCACTAAACAACACTGCCACTGCctgacgtaggcctctcccaaaacacaccactggatgcgatctaacCTTACcacatccaatcattaccagccacctttAGCAATACTTTTAGTTTGGAATGAATAATTATAGTCTCCACACATACCGGTGACTTTCCCAAAGATAGTGTGTTTGTTCTGCAGCTCCGGAGTCGCAGCGAGGGTGAAGAAGAACTGCGACCCGTTGTCATCCTTCCCAGCATTGGCCATGGCCACCAGCCCGCGCCGGCTGAAGCGCAGACGCGAGTGGAACTCATCCTGAAAGGGATAATTCGTGAGCAATGTCAGATGTCTGGATGGCGTAGCGGTGTGAGTATGTGACTGTGTTGGCAGGGGTCCTAAGATTGATTGTGTGCCTACAAAGCTAATTATGAACAACCATAATAACAGCTTATGGTAATAAGACACAGATTGCATGTTGgccaaataaaaaatgttcatgaaGCTTGTGATATCCTACATGTCAGCTAAAGAAATATAGCAATAACCCTTCAATCTATTCACCAGATTATCATAATGGCAAAGATTTCAAAACCAGTCCTTGGCAGAGGTAACTACAATACTTATTGCACCCagctattattaatataatataataaataatataatataaaactttatttgacactgacagcaatcatacttaattatacattataatatttagccGCCAAAAAGGTGTCCCCCTTTACCCAGCTATTGCAGCGCCCTTGGCTATAGCTAAGGACACTGCGCTGGTGTTTCAGTGGAGGAgttaataactaacttactTTGAATGGTTCCCCGTAAATGGACTCGCCACCAGTGCCGTCTCCGTTGGGATCCCCGCCTTGCACTATGAAGCCAGGGACCACTCGGTGAAATATTGTGCctgaaaaataattacattgaATGAAACTATGTACtagacataaatattattaggtgATTTTGAAAGAGGAAGAAAACATGCTCCTTTAATTTAATGAACAGGAATATTTtctaaaggttttttttttcttaacgcTTATCTACCATCAGCTTGTGAAGCCATTATCAGATGTGATGACTTCATGTCATTTTCTAAAGGTAATTAAGTTTTTGGTTAGTGTGGCtctatatttttgtaagtagaGTAGTTATATAACTagatggtgtagtggttagtaaccctgactgctatgccgaagttTCCAGGTTCCCAGGCTGTATGTAGCTCAATGCTATGTGATATGATTCAGTTAACTTTGGGTAGTGCAGAGAAAGTGATAGGTAGTGTCATAGGCTGAGAGTAAAGCCCAGCTTAAACTACTACTTAATTTTGAGTTGAAACCGGTTTCAAACTAGTTGTGACTTGTGTTGTCTCTCAAAAGTATCTATGGCATAAACTCAAATGAAACTTATTGTGTATTTGAACAGTCtcataataatttgtattagagggtactttaataataaatcagttTGGCTTCAACTTACAATATTGTTGTATCTTTTAATGGCGACTTCggtaaattaattgtttttgtgaagataatGGCGTCAAATGTATCTAATATTGTGTTTCCCGGTCAGTTTAACCCAAAGACTGATAAGTGGTGTGAATACAAGGAGCGGCTACTGTGTGCACTCGACGCCGCGGGGGTGTCCGCGGCGCCGGCGGATGAACAAAAAGCGCGATCATTGTTCCTATCTCAGTGCGGCAAAGATACTTATTCACTAATAGTGTCACTCCTAGTGCCGAAAAGACCGACCAGTGTTGGGTTTTATGACATTCTCTTGGTGttagataaattttatgaacCTGAGGTGAATGAAATACTTGAAGCCGGGAAATTTCACAAACGCCTACAAATACAAGGGGAGAGCGTGCAGGACTTTGTATCGGCCATAAGCCTCATGGCAGCTAAGTGCAACTTTGTAGATTTGAAACGACAGTTACGGGATCGACTAGTGTTGGGCGTGCGGGACGATCGCCTGCGTCGCGACCTGTTGAAGACTACGGACCTCACGTACGAGAGGGCTGTGCAGCTCTGTCTCAACTACCAGGCGGCGTTCCATGACCTGTACCCCGACACTAGCGAGATGAAGCAAACTCCGTCCAGTGTCAGTGAACCTATGGACATTGGTAGAATAAAATCGATTGAATGTCGACATTGTGCACAGAATCATAAGGCTGGAGAGCGGTGTCCTTTCATGAAAGCTAAGTGCTTTTACTGTAAGAAACTTGGGCACATTGCCTCCGCCTGCATGAAGAAATCGGGAAAGGTGCATCAAGTGGGAGGTGACGACCAAGAAGTGGTGGCTTCAGAAGATATGATGGGTGTCTACGTCTGCTCGGATAATACTTATCGTGCACCGATAACAGCAGAGCTGACCATCGACGGCGCCAAGCTGAGCATGGAGGTGGACACGGGCGCCTCGAGGAGCATCATCCCTGAAGAAACCTACCGCAAGCTGTGGCAGGTGGCGCCACCTCTGCAGTCTACCAATGTAAAACTAGTGACATGGACTCGTGAACCTTTGAAAGTGTTGGGTGTGACGCACGTGCGCGTAGTGCTAGGCAACAAGGAGGCCCAGTGTGAACTGTTAGTAGTGTCGGGTAAAGGGCCGAGCTTGTTAGGTAGGAACTGGTTTCAAGCGTTGTGTTTGGATGTTGCGGGACTGTGTTGGACTGATGATAAAATTTCAAGACTGATGAGTGAGTTCCCGGATTTATTTAATGAGACACTTGGTGAATATAAAGGTCCTGAAATCTCATTACACGTTCGTCCTGATGCAAAACCAAGGTTCTTGAAAGCACGGCCGGTTCCATTTCCCTTAAAGAAACAAGTCGAAGAGGAGTTGAATCGGATGGTGGAGAGCGGTGTCCTGACCCCGGTGCGATACTCCAAGTGGGCGACCCCACTGCGGCTCGTCAAGAAAGATGACGGCGCGTTACGTATCTGCGGCGATTATCGGTCAACCGTCAATTCTGCCATTGATGTTGATACGTATCCACTCACAGCCGCCGTCGAAGCCTTCGTGAACCTCAGTGGAGGAAGAGTCTTCAGCAAGCTCGACTTGAAGCATGCGTACCTACAGATGAAGGTGGATGAGGACACAGCAATGCTCTTAACACTGAATACGCCTCTCGGGCTGATGCGGATGAACCGCCTGGCCTTCGGTGTGAATGCGGCTCCCGGGATCTTCCAGCGCGTGATGTCGTCGGCGCTGGCGGGCATGGCGGGCGTGGCGTGCCTGCTGGACGACGTGGCGCTGACGGGCCGCACCGCGCAGGAGCACGACCAGAGACTACGAGCAGTCCTACAGAAACTGACAGACATGGGTTTTCGACTGAATCTGAAGAAGTGTGTATTTGCTTCTAACAGCATTAACTTCTTGGGTCATACGATAGATGCTGAAGGTCTGCACCCGTCACCTGAAAAAGTGCGTGAAATTAAAGATAAACCGGCACCTACAAACAAAGCCACGTTGCGGGCTTTTCTGGGGCTGTATAACTTCTATGAGAAATTTCTGCCTGATAAAGCAACATTACTGGAGCCACTGTATCGCCTCCTCGAATTAAAGAGACCTTGGGTCTGGGGCGATGTGGAACAGAAAGCTTTTGAGGATGCGAAAAGCTTACTGTCATCTGATATGACTCTAGTCGGCTATGACCTGAATAAAGAGCTACTGCTCATTTGTGATTCATCTGAATATGGCCTTGGGGCCGTGATAGCTCACGTTATGGAAGATGGGTCTGAGAGACCAGTAATGATGGCGTCCCGAACCTTGCAACCGCATGAACGCAGATATGGGCAAATCGATAAGGAAGCGTTAGCCATCATGTATGGGTTGGAAAAGTTCCGTGAGTTTTTGATTGGACGCAAATTCTGTATTATAACAGATCATAAGCCGCTAGTTGGACTTTTCAATCCTGATAAACCGATTCCTGACTTTATTTCACCACGTATGCTGAGGTGGTCATTGAAACTTGGATGTTTTGACTATGTCATAAAGTTTAGACCAGGCAAATTGATTGGGCAAGCTGATGCCCTCAGTAGGTGGACCGCAGTAAATTGTTCTGGTAACAAGGAGAATGCCCTGGGCGAAGTGCTGTTACTGGCGGAGCAGCCTGAAGGATGGAACCTGGATGTAACTAGGATTGCAactgaaacaaaaaaggaTCGCGTGTTACGAAAAGTGTTGTTTCACGTTCTACACGGCTGGCCACGTGCGAATACGGATCCAGAGATGCAGCCATATTGGACGCGCAGAGAGGCTCTTTCACACGATAAAGACTGTTTATTGTGGAGCAACAGAGTCATTATACCCCAGTCACTTCAAAAAgaagtgttaaaattattgCATGAGCCGCACGCCGGCATAGTCCAAACAAAAGCATATGCTAGAGGATACGTATGGTGGGCCGGTATGGATCAACAGATTGAGAGAGTGGTGGCTGAATGTGAAGCCTGCCAAGCCGTGAGAAATAACCCTCCGAGAGATCCCCAAGCCTGGATTGTTCCTGAAAAGCCATGGAGCCGAGTTCATGTTGACTTTGCCGGTCCGTTCCAAGGAAAAACATTCATTGTTCTGATAGACAGCTACAGCAAATGGTTCGAGGCTGAAATAATCCAATCTATGAGCAGTGGAACGGTTATAACTGTTATGCGAAAAATATTTGCCTCACAAGGACTGCCGGATGTCCTGGTATCCGATAACGGTAGGGCTTTCAGTTCCGTGGAGTTCAACATGTTCTTAAAGAAAAATGGGATCAGGCACTTGTATTCCCCGCCCTACCACCCGGCGACCAACGGGCAAATTGAGAGGGCTATTcagacatttaagaataagcTCAAGAAAATGAGCGAATCTGATTTACCATGGAGCGAGAAGATGCCTAAAGCGCTTTATGCGTTGAGGACGGTGCCGAACAGCTGCACCAACAAAAGCCCGGCGGAGATGCTGAACGGACGCAAGTACAGGACGGCGGTGTCGGCGCTGcaccccgccgccgcgcccagcgccgccgcgcgccaggCGGAGGCCGCGGCGCACAGCGCGCCCGCGCGCAGCTTCGCGCCCGCCCAGCCGGTGCTCGTGCGCATGTACCAGGCACCAGACAAGTGGCAGAGAGCCACGGTCGAGCAGGTGGAGGGACCGAGCTCCTACATGGACGGAGGACGGAAGATGGGGAGTTGCACCGGCGACACGCTGACCAGATGTTAGCTCGAGCTGTGCCTACTCCAAGAGTGGAGACTCCACCAGCACAGATGCACAGACCAGCTGTCTCCATGCCATCTTCACCTTCAACCTCTGATGAACCTATAGTGATACCTCCACCGGATATGTGGCCTGATATTATTGGCATACCTAATTCTTGTTGACTTTAACTTTTGTTGATTCTTGTGTTTAGTTTAATTACTGTTGATTAATGTTTAACTTTATGGTTTAGTGTTGACTAACCATCTGTCATTATATTGTCTGTTGATTGTGTGATAATCTGTTCTTGTTCTGTATTACTCTAATTTCAATCCTGTTCATTATGAGAGGAAGgtatattgtgtatttgaACAGTCtcataataatttgtattagagggtactttaataataaatcagttTGGCTTCAACTTACAATATTGTTGTATCTTTTAAAACTCAAAATTAACTAGTAGTTGCAGTTTCGTTGCGTTTGCGTTTCACAATGTGTGCTGGGCCTTAAAGTTACCTATTTAAAACACCACACTTACCATTGTAATACCCTTCCATGCACAGTTGTATGAAGTTGCGACATGCCTTCGGAGCCTCCTTAGTCCACAGCTCAATATCTATTTCTCCAGCAGATGTTTTTAGAAGAACCTgatagaaaaataattatattcaatcttttattttcaattattttttatatatggCTTAGCTGCAATATAATGAGAAAATAAATACTAGTGTAGGTAAATGTTTTGTACATGGGTAACATGTAAGGATTCAATAATAACCTTTTTCAAAACACCTAACCTCAAAGAGTAAGGAAACTAAAGTGCACTAAACAGAAAGAATAAGCTATAAATGCGTCCTTAATGCAatgttattatgttattttaactAGCCTATTTTATCATTAAACAGACTTACCTTTCCTAAAGCAGGAGGTTCTTGGATGTAGATGTTACTCATTTTTGTTCGTCACTATAACTCGAATGAACCACTAAACCTATTGCTAATGTGTTCCTTGTATGTTTTTAAGTAGAACCTTAATTTTTTGCGTCAAATTATCACTTAATCAAACggaaattaaacataattcgtgaaaaaatacaaataaattcattGTTGACGAATCGACTTTCAAGCGTCATGTCAAATGTCAATCAAAtccaactgtcactgtcaggTGTCATGTCAGGCAAAGCTGTCAAAAGTGACAGTCAGTGCTGCCAACAAGTGCCACAAGTTTCCCAAATTTCAACACTGACTTCTGTAAAATGAAGCCGGGTTTTTCCGGGGTTCGCGTTGGTTGGTGCTCACGTGTTCCTCAATTTTCGCGTTTTTTGGACCCCTTTCTGGGTCAATTTAACCGGTTAACTCTTGTTTTTTGTCGTAATTGTGGTGCTGGTAAGTGTTTAGTGTTGTGTTCGTCCATAAATCCCTTCTCTTTAAAAGTGTCGGTTCCATTCTAAATAATGGAGCATCATTCGGATCCTCCGATCCGGCTCCCGCCGGATCCCCCTGATGGCGAAATGCTTACACCCGATCAACCCCCGCTATCCCCCCCGATGTTCACGAAACCGTCCCAGGAGACGCGAAAGCGTCCCAGGGATGATCAACTACCGCAAACGCAAGGTAAGCGCGTTATTGTTAGTCCAGATCTGGCATCCGCTAGCATCCAGACTATCTATACCCACCCAAGCCTCGACGCCGCCAAGGTGTACGACGAAACAGACGCAGGTCCATTTCTTGTTAATGTTAGTCAGGAGATCCCATCAGGAAATCCTGCTTCTGGTGCCCCCCTTAGGGCTATCAAGTTTGGtcaatttttatatcaaaacaAAGTAGCTGACATAACACGAGATGGTGTAAAAATGACTGGTAGAAACAGAGTCTCAGTTGAGTTTAAGACCGCAAAGGCAGCCAATGAATTTGTCCATCATCCCGCACTTGcaccaaacaaatttaaaGCTGAAATCCCCACATACAACATAACCCGAATGGGTGTTGCCAAGAGAGTCCCGGTGGATCTATCACTAGATGACTTTGTCAACTCCCTTGATCTCCCACATGGCTGCGGGGTTGTCCTGAAAGCCCGCAGATTCAGCCGAAAGGTGGTCAACGAAGGTATAACAACACACGTCCCAACACAAAATGTAGTGATTACATTCAGGGGACAATATCTACCTGAGAAAATTTACTCCTTCCGGGCTGTAGTAGAAGTTGTGAGGTATACTTACCCCACAATTCAATGCTATGCCTGCTGTAGATTTGGACACACCCAGGCTCAATGCCGTTCAAAACCAAGGTGCTTCAAGTGTGCTCAACCACACTTGGGTGAATCGTGCAATACTTCCCAACCAACATGCCTTTACTGTTCTGGTAATCATCCCTCAACTGACAAGAATTGCCCTGAACAGTCAAGGCAAAAATCAATTAAAGTGCTTATGTCGCAGGACAGCATCTCATTTGCTGAGGCAGATGCTCGCTTACCCTCAAGCAAAAAGTCTTTTGCTGAAGTTGCTTCAACCAAACCAAATGGCCAGTCTCCCAACCGTTCCTACAAAAAAACTGTAGTCACACAACGCAGGCCTAGGTCTCCCCTTCGTCCTGGATACGACAAACTTGCCCATCAGGCTATCATCTCTTCTCCATCTTCTTCACTTCCTAATGGAAGTGCCCTGAGTGTAATCACTCCGAACGACAATTTGCTTGACCACCTCTTGTCTCTGGTTGTTAGTCTGCTGGCTAAATTCAGTGACACCCTACCGCCCAACGTTGCCCAAAAATTACAAGTTAGGTATCTCATCTCTATGCCACAATGGCTCTGAACCCATCCCCAATGGCTGCGAACCCGATCCGGGTTCTTCAGTGGAATACTCAGAGCATTAACAGCAAGAAAAGCGAACTGCTCACATTAATTGATGACATCAAGCCCGCTGTCCTTGCCATCTCGGAGACATGGCTTGTGCCGGGTTCCCGTTTTCGGGTTTCTGGTTACTCATGTCTGCGGGATGACAGGGATGACGGGTATGCTGGGTGCGCTTTGCTAGTAAAGCGTTCCCTTACCTTTTCTTCTATCCCTATCCCCCCCCACGGGCAGGAGTTTAACGTCGTGGCTCTTAGGGCTATAGGCGTTACATTCGTGTCCGTCTACTTCCCTGATCCTCACCCTTCTCTTCTTCCTTCTTTCTACAATTTAATTTCTTCCCTCCCTCATCCCCTCCTGATCATGGGGGACTTTAACGCCCACCATTCCTCTTGGGGCTCTTATCGTACTGACTCATTCTCTGTCGCCCTCTTAGACGTGCTTGATAccttagatgtttgcattttaaaTGACGGGTCTCCAACCCGTCGAGTCCATCCTCATCAAAACCCTAAAAGTGCAGTGGATCTATCCTTCTGCTCTCCTCTTCTTTCATCATCAATATTCTGGAGGGTCCTTCCAAATACCTTTGGAAGTGATCATTTTCCCATTTCAATCACTATTCCCAACAGGTCCAGCATTCTTACCGACAGATGTGCCTTTCCAAGGTACATGGTTGGCGAGAAAGACTGGTCCAACTTCATCTCATCAGTAGAAGATAAACTTAGCCTGATCCAGCCCTGTACTAGTGACAATTTTCTCGCCAACTACGACATGTTTGAGAGAGCATTGACATCCTCAGCGAAAAACAAGAAAACTCGCAAATGCCAAAGAGTCTCACCGCCTTGGTGGGATTCCGACTGTACCACGGCCATAGACGAGCGCAATAATGCTGAGGGTGTTTATCTCTCAAACATGAGCAtggacaattttattaattactagctgttcccgcgcgcttcgcttcgccttaaaaagttttcccgtgggaattccgggataaaaagtagcctatgttctttcccagggtctagaccgtatgtataccaaatttcattcaaatccgttcagtagttttggcgtgaaagagtaacagacagacagacagacagacagacagacagacagacagacacagttactttcgcatttataatattagtaaggattagtAAGGATAAACAAATTGCGGCTCGCACTAAAAGGcttcttaaaaaaaagaagaaacaGGGCTGGTTCAGGTTTTGTGAACGTCTCTCCCCCAGATCTCCCCCTTCCTTAGTGTGGAGATACATTCGACGTTTCCGTGGATCTCTGAACGTCGAAAACATCACATCCAATGATCCCTCTGTATGGCTCGAAGGGTTCAGCGACAAGCTGGCCCCTCCATATGTCCCACACTATGATTCTCTTCCTCCTCCCCCGTCTATTATACAATCTTCAGACAGATTGGATTCACCGTTCTCTATGGACGAACTTCAATCTGCTCTATCAGGTCTATCCGATTCAACTCCAGGCATTGATGGCATTCCATATTCGTTTCTTTCAAAATCAAGCCTCAAGGTCAAGCAGGTCTACTTGGAGCTGATAAATTACTTCCTTGAGTACGGAGTTACTCCGAGCTCATGGAGTAAACAAATAGTCGTACCTATTTTGAAATCCGGAAAGGACCCTCGTGATCCAAACTCCCGTCGACCGATCGCCCTATCCTCTTCCTTGGCAAAAATTCTCGAACACATAATAAAGTGCAGGCTCGAATGGCTAGTCGAAAACAAAGGTATCTTAGCCAAAACCCAGTTTGGGTTTCGGAAAGGCATGAGTACTTTGGACAGCCTTGCGATACTCACTACAGACATCCAAATTGCCTTTAAGAGGAAAGAATACCTGGTGGGTGTCTTTCTTGATGT from Plutella xylostella chromosome 2, ilPluXylo3.1, whole genome shotgun sequence carries:
- the LOC105381321 gene encoding spliceosome-associated protein CWC27 homolog isoform X2; the encoded protein is MSNIYIQEPPALGKVLLKTSAGEIDIELWTKEAPKACRNFIQLCMEGYYNGTIFHRVVPGFIVQGGDPNGDGTGGESIYGEPFKDEFHSRLRFSRRGLVAMANAGKDDNGSQFFFTLAATPELQNKHTIFGKVTGETIYNVLKLSEGLIGPDDCPEHPHKITAADVLINPFTDIQPRIKVKDTSKDESAAKKKKERKGIKNFGLLSFGAEAEEEEGEATGYRGKPKSTHDVLEDPKLSKLTAAELEQDEDQTVTEKSTQESLKKKEETKTAVNSIRDKLKKKREGSPDTDSRKKQKNDSDKDSDSEEEEYYLGKERDDARRKETDRIKNEIKMLKKEMKSSKEEKETKEIEQEESSSKSIDNNEMYKQFVDEQEKYKKLKEKIPKKGAARESFTLELLAKFKNKLSAIKEKTQTEDDGSKEATPAADDDDDVNGDDWLGHKLRFEDRQPVLAKDASTKGDDWFDIYDPRNPINKRKREEKKNKK